The window CCTGCGCAAGTCAAATAGTTGCAAGGGGCGGGGCTGTAGATGTTGTTAGGGCACTCATCCGGCAGATGTAGTGCCAGACAGCCTGGGGGACTGTCCCGGGGACAGTCCCCCAGGTAGACCCAGAGACAGCCCCGGGGTTGAACTCTGTATCTACCCAAGAGTTTGTCGCTCAAGTAGTTAGCCGGGTGACCTGGCGGTAAATCCGGGTATATGTAGCGGTAGTCGTCCTGGTGACCGCCCTCGGGGTTGATGGGGGATTCAACCCGCAGTTTGAACCGGGGTAATACCGGTCGCCTACCTGCCGGTTTGTCTGCGGGTCTGACCGATACTCTACCTCAGTACTTGTCCGAGGGGTTGCTTTCCACCCTGTCTGTGAAGCACCAGGCAAGTCCTAACTCTTTGGCCGAGACCGTATATAAGATGGCACCCATGTCGCTAGCGTTCAAGGAGTTGTCGGGCTCTATCGCCCGATGATTCAAGGTCAATCTGACTGGGTGTAATAGAATGACGCTGATTTGTGGGCTAGGTTAGAGTGCAAGACCGGCGTTCAGAAGGCGGCTGGGTTTCGGGCTGAGCCACGACTTCGCCCTTGATATGTCTGACTGTCACGCTGCCCAGGCAGGGCAGGCACAACCAGGACCTGGCTTGCAGTCCTTGTCATCTGCTGAACAAAATTGGTGTCGAGCCGGACTCGTGATGACCACTAGAACAGCAATCGCACTGCCTTCACAGTGATCGAGCGTTGCCACACAGATCCCGGAGCATGGCATTGTTTCTCGTATTCCTTACATCCGAAAACGCCAGCCAGTGCATTCCCTGCAACTTTGCTCCATCACCCGCCGTTCGTTCCAAGAGCCTCACCGACCCTACACCCACGCGCCAGCGCTTGACACCGCAACGCTGACCGCTATCTTCAGTGCCAGTGGTGAAAGCGTGTGTTCTGTTTGCCGCCGGCACTAACTGTGACGTTGAAACTTGCCATGCCCTTGAACTGGCCGGAGCCAAGCCCGAGCGCGTGCACATCAATCAGTTCAAGTCCGGAGAACGGAACCTGGCTGAGTTCCAGCTCCTGGTCATACCAGGTGGCTTTTCGTACGGCGACTACATCAGCTCGGGCCGAATTCTCGCCAATGAACTAAAGTACTACCTGGCTGAAGACATCGAACGTTTCTGCAAACAGGGCAAGCCGATTCTTGGTATCTGCAACGGATTTCAGGTTCTCGTCAAGGCTGGACTCCTGCCCGGTTTCGAACGGCCGTTTGAGCCTCAAACTGTGACTCTGGACACAAACAACTCAGGCCGATTCGAAGACCGTTGGGTATTCCTACGGACCGAACCCAGCCGTTGCATCTTCACTCAAGGTCTGCCCGAGGTGTGTGAACTTCCGGTTGCCCATGCCGAAGGCAAGTTCATTACGGCGAACGAGGGGGTGCTGAAGAAACTCAACGACAACCGTCAGGTAGTGTTCCGTTATGTCTCGCGGTACGGCGAAGCAGCCGAATACCCGGACAATCCCAACGGTTCGGTTGAGGACATTGCCGGCATTTGTGACCCCTCCGGGATTGTGTTCGGGCTGATGCCCCATCCCGAGCGCTATACGCGGCCCGAGCACCACCCTGAGTGGCACCGCTGGTCCGCAAGAACCCGCACTCCATCCGAGTTGACAAGACCCCAGGGCATCAGGATATTTGAGAACGCGGTCCGACATGCGCAGACCATCTAAACGAACACCAACCTTCGAGCTACGGGCACCTGGCCTCCGGCCCGCGCGTCGGCGAGCTGCTGAACACTCAGCCGCCTGCACCTCGTCGCTCGCATCCCGGAAAGACCAAGGCCGCATCGTTCAACATCCGATCATTAGGTTCGAGCGGGGCGCAGCAGTCCGCTTTTTCTTCGAGGGAAAACCCGTAATCGGGTACACCGGCGAGACAATTGCCGCAGCCCTGGTGGCAAACGGTATCAGGGTGTTCCGACACACTGAGAAGATGAACCGACCACGCGGATTCTTCTGTGCGGTCGGCAAGTGCTCGTCCTGTCTCATGGTCGTTGACGGTCGGCCCAATACCATGGTATGCATGGAGCCTGTCCGGCCCGATATCAGAGTCGAGCGCCAGGTCGGTCGGGGCAGACTATTGTGAAGACTGTACGTCTAGCCGTAGTTGGCGCTGGCCCGGCCGGCATGTCGGCAGCGATTACCGCGTCCCGTCTTGGCGTGCAAACCGTAGTAGTTGACGACTCGGACCGTCCAGGCGGCCAGCTCACTAAACAGACTCACAAATTCTTCGGCAGCCGGGCCCAGTACTGCGGTACACGCGGGGTTGACATCGCGCGAATTCTGGCCGCCGAGCTTGCAAACACCGGTGTTGAGCTTCTACCCGGAACTTCGGTCGTCGGCCTGTATCGCCGCTCGCCAGCCGATAACCCGGGTACGCAATCAGAAACTCAGACGTGGGTTCTTGGACTTGCTAATAAAGACCGGTTCTGGAAACTCGGAGCGGAGGCTTTGGTGATTGCAACCGGTGCACAGGAAAACAGTCTCCTCTTCCCGGGTAACGATCTGCCCGGAGTGTATGGTGCCGGCGCGGTCCAAACCCTCATGAACGTGTTCGGAGTCAGACCAGGAACTCAAGTGCTCATGGTCGGCTCCGGCAACATCGGTCTGATAGTATCGTACCAGCTTATCCAGGCGGGCATTGAGGTGAAAGCAGTGGTCGAAGCATTACCCAGAATAGGTGGTTACCACGTCCA is drawn from candidate division WOR-3 bacterium and contains these coding sequences:
- the purQ gene encoding phosphoribosylformylglycinamidine synthase I, with amino-acid sequence MVKACVLFAAGTNCDVETCHALELAGAKPERVHINQFKSGERNLAEFQLLVIPGGFSYGDYISSGRILANELKYYLAEDIERFCKQGKPILGICNGFQVLVKAGLLPGFERPFEPQTVTLDTNNSGRFEDRWVFLRTEPSRCIFTQGLPEVCELPVAHAEGKFITANEGVLKKLNDNRQVVFRYVSRYGEAAEYPDNPNGSVEDIAGICDPSGIVFGLMPHPERYTRPEHHPEWHRWSARTRTPSELTRPQGIRIFENAVRHAQTI
- a CDS encoding (2Fe-2S)-binding protein; the encoded protein is MRRPSKRTPTFELRAPGLRPARRRAAEHSAACTSSLASRKDQGRIVQHPIIRFERGAAVRFFFEGKPVIGYTGETIAAALVANGIRVFRHTEKMNRPRGFFCAVGKCSSCLMVVDGRPNTMVCMEPVRPDIRVERQVGRGRLL
- a CDS encoding NAD(P)/FAD-dependent oxidoreductase, which codes for MKTVRLAVVGAGPAGMSAAITASRLGVQTVVVDDSDRPGGQLTKQTHKFFGSRAQYCGTRGVDIARILAAELANTGVELLPGTSVVGLYRRSPADNPGTQSETQTWVLGLANKDRFWKLGAEALVIATGAQENSLLFPGNDLPGVYGAGAVQTLMNVFGVRPGTQVLMVGSGNIGLIVSYQLIQAGIEVKAVVEALPRIGGYHVHAAKLVRLGVPILTSHTVRRAIGRESVSGAVICQVDRMLRPVPGTDRTLKLDTICLAVGLTPLTELLWQAGCRMEYVPELGGHLAWHDETMQTSVRGIYVAGDVAGIEEASTAMLEGRIAGAQAAIQLEGPNGKATQIITDAQAQLCAIRSGPFSAKVVSGRTRLAACAAGTS